Proteins from a single region of Lates calcarifer isolate ASB-BC8 linkage group LG19, TLL_Latcal_v3, whole genome shotgun sequence:
- the sumo3a gene encoding small ubiquitin-related modifier 3-like produces MSEEKPKEGVKTENDHINLKVAGQDGSVVQFKIKRHTPLSKLMKAYCERQGLSIRQIRFRFDGQPINETDTPAQLEMEDEDTIDVFQQQTGGHC; encoded by the exons ATGTCAGAGGAAAAGCCAAAG gagggaGTAAAGACTGAGAATGATCACATCAACCTCAAGGTTGCAGGGCAAGATGGGTCGGTGGTCCAGTTCAAAATCAAAAGACATACACCACTCAGCAAACTAATGAAGGCGTACTGTGAACGACAG GGTCTCTCAATAAGGCAGATCAGGTTCAGGTTTGATGGCCAGCCTATCAATGAAACGGATACACCTGCACAG CTGGAGATGGAAGATGAAGACACCATAGatgttttccagcagcagacgGGCGGGCACTGCTAA
- the pttg1ipa gene encoding PTTG1 interacting protein a has product MMDLRILLPALLLVVGLATVFGQSSAPAQVCEAKNGTSCEECLKNVTCLWCITTKSCVTYPVRTILPPHSLCPLNDARWGLCWMNFQTLIITLAVVGGVLIIAFLVCLFCCCKCENFGSQRFEAKMQRQANKTKTKQEERRAEMKQRHDEIRKKYGLSGQNPYSRFA; this is encoded by the exons ATGATGGATTTGCGGATTTTACTCCCTGCTCTCCTGCTCGTCGTCGGTTTGGCGACGGTTTTCGGCCAGTCTTCCGCACCTGCCCAAG TGTGTGAGGCAAAGAATGGGACAAGCTGTGAGGAatgtctgaaaaatgtgaca TGCTTGTGGTGCATCACAACCAAGTCATGTGTAACATATCCAGTGAGGACCATCCTTCCACCACATTCACTCTGCCCACTGAATGATGCACGCTGGGGTCTCTGCTGGA TGAACTTCCAGACACTGATAATCACCTTGGCAGTGGTTGGAGGTGTTCTCATCATCGCCTTCCTggtctgtttgttctgctgctgcaagTGTGAGAACTTTGG ATCCCAAAGGTTTGAGGCCAAGATGCAGAGACAAGCTAATAAGACAAAAACCAAGCAGGAAGAAAG GAGGGCAGAGATGAAACAGAGGCATGACGAAATCAGGAAGAAATATG GTCTAAGTGGGCAAAACCCATACTCCAGGTTTGCATGA